The Verrucomicrobiota bacterium JB022 genome contains a region encoding:
- a CDS encoding zinc-binding alcohol dehydrogenase family protein, translating to MKAVALTEYLPIDNPRSLLDTELPSPPAPTGHDLLVEVRAVSVNPVDTKVRAPKDKREDAPKVLGWDAAGVVKAVGPGVTAFKPGDEVYYAGDLTRPGSNSQQQLVDSRIVGRKPKSLSFAQASALPLVAITAWEAFFLHLGLAPDGSAQGKSLLIIGGAGGVGSIAIQLAKLAGLTVLATASRGETQAWVQQLGADHVINHREPLPPQLKAAGFPQVDYIANFNNTDAYWAVMAEVIRPLGKIVSIVENSAPLDLNLLKAKSVSFHWELMFTRSMFQTADLAEQGKLLDAVAELIDQGRLQRIDREHHTPINAANLRAVHARLESGKAIGKIVLEGWEG from the coding sequence ATGAAAGCCGTCGCCCTCACTGAATACCTCCCGATCGACAACCCGCGCTCGCTCCTCGATACCGAGCTGCCCTCGCCGCCCGCCCCCACCGGTCACGACCTGCTGGTCGAAGTCCGCGCCGTGTCGGTCAACCCGGTGGACACCAAAGTCCGTGCGCCCAAGGACAAGCGCGAAGATGCCCCCAAGGTGCTCGGCTGGGACGCCGCCGGGGTGGTCAAGGCCGTTGGGCCGGGCGTGACCGCTTTCAAACCGGGAGACGAGGTCTACTACGCGGGCGACCTCACCCGCCCGGGCAGCAACTCCCAGCAGCAGCTCGTCGACAGCCGCATCGTGGGCCGCAAGCCGAAGAGCCTCAGCTTTGCGCAGGCTTCCGCACTGCCGCTGGTCGCGATTACCGCCTGGGAAGCCTTTTTCCTTCACCTCGGCCTCGCGCCCGACGGCAGCGCACAGGGCAAGTCGCTCCTCATCATCGGCGGCGCAGGCGGGGTAGGCTCCATCGCGATCCAGCTGGCGAAGCTGGCCGGGCTCACGGTACTGGCGACCGCCTCTCGCGGTGAAACGCAGGCCTGGGTGCAGCAACTGGGCGCCGACCACGTCATCAACCACCGCGAGCCGCTGCCGCCCCAACTCAAGGCCGCTGGCTTCCCGCAAGTGGACTACATCGCCAATTTCAACAATACCGACGCCTACTGGGCCGTGATGGCCGAGGTGATCCGCCCCTTGGGCAAGATCGTCTCCATCGTCGAAAACAGTGCCCCGCTCGACCTCAACCTGCTGAAGGCCAAGAGCGTCTCCTTTCACTGGGAGCTCATGTTTACGCGCTCGATGTTCCAGACGGCCGACCTCGCGGAGCAGGGTAAGCTGCTCGATGCCGTAGCCGAACTGATCGACCAGGGCCGCCTGCAACGCATCGACCGCGAGCACCACACCCCCATCAATGCCGCCAACCTCCGTGCCGTGCATGCCCGCCTCGAAAGCGGCAAAGCCATCGGCAAGATCGTGCTCGAAGGCTGGGAAGGGTAG
- a CDS encoding enhanced serine sensitivity protein SseB C-terminal domain-containing protein: MAESTTPFPAKPAPGSALQQSRAPFQPANHLEQQIWKAMKGKADTNAFFTALLGSQLYFVNKDNEDLQTDDKGRLVNTTTLHLPSVGYKGQRYLSVFSSPNILRQAHGPKAQFLAIRGFDLFRMARGVDFFLNPSHQAGKIFKKEEIEQLLQDVWLNRSLRNEIPEGFELQALDDQGEHGPLAEDLRTFFRRQPKVDRAFLAELVFPNDNRRVTIVAVDAKGSWDKICQAAAKNFENPKNAVKPPVDFYRLGQQDHVDEVFASATPIYRKA; the protein is encoded by the coding sequence ATGGCCGAATCGACTACCCCATTCCCCGCTAAGCCCGCCCCCGGCTCCGCCCTCCAGCAAAGCCGCGCACCCTTCCAGCCCGCCAACCATCTCGAACAGCAGATCTGGAAGGCGATGAAGGGCAAGGCCGACACCAACGCCTTTTTCACCGCCCTGCTCGGCAGCCAGCTCTACTTCGTCAACAAGGACAACGAAGACCTGCAGACCGACGACAAGGGCCGCCTCGTGAACACGACCACGCTGCACTTGCCCTCCGTGGGCTACAAGGGCCAGCGCTACCTCTCCGTGTTCTCCTCGCCCAACATCCTGCGTCAGGCCCACGGCCCCAAGGCTCAGTTCCTCGCCATCCGCGGCTTCGACCTCTTCCGCATGGCGCGCGGCGTCGACTTCTTCCTCAACCCCTCCCACCAGGCGGGCAAGATCTTCAAGAAGGAGGAAATCGAGCAACTGCTGCAAGACGTGTGGCTCAACCGCAGCCTGCGCAACGAGATCCCGGAAGGCTTCGAGCTGCAGGCGCTCGACGATCAGGGCGAGCATGGCCCGCTGGCGGAAGACCTCCGCACGTTCTTCCGTCGCCAGCCCAAGGTGGACCGCGCGTTCCTCGCCGAGCTTGTCTTCCCCAACGACAACCGCCGCGTGACGATCGTGGCCGTCGATGCCAAGGGCAGTTGGGACAAGATTTGCCAGGCCGCCGCCAAGAACTTCGAAAACCCGAAGAATGCGGTCAAGCCGCCGGTCGACTTCTACCGCCTCGGTCAGCAAGACCACGTCGACGAAGTCTTCGCCTCCGCCACGCCGATCTACCGCAAGGCGTAG
- a CDS encoding YebC/PmpR family DNA-binding transcriptional regulator, with product MAGHSKWANTKRHKAAVDAKRGKIFSAIAKEITMSARAGGGDINFNPRLRQVINKAKASNMPADNIDRAVKKGTGELPGVEYLEILYEGFGPGGIGIIVEATTDNKNRAASEVRATFTKHGGSLGGPGSTAAFFSRMGQFLISADKTSEEQLMEVALEAGAEDIIDNEDHFEVRCPVTEFMNVSGALEAAKIEAESAELVYIPLNLVPVTDKDTAAKVLRLIDALDMLDDVQNVYDNSEIAPELIEE from the coding sequence ATGGCCGGACACAGTAAATGGGCGAATACCAAGCGCCACAAGGCGGCGGTTGACGCGAAGCGCGGCAAGATCTTCAGCGCCATCGCCAAGGAAATCACCATGTCGGCCCGCGCCGGCGGTGGGGATATTAACTTCAACCCGCGCCTGCGGCAGGTCATCAACAAGGCCAAGGCTTCCAACATGCCGGCCGACAATATCGACCGCGCGGTGAAAAAAGGCACCGGCGAGCTCCCGGGCGTCGAATACCTCGAAATCCTTTACGAAGGCTTCGGCCCGGGCGGTATCGGCATCATCGTCGAAGCCACCACCGACAACAAGAACCGCGCCGCCAGCGAAGTGCGCGCCACCTTCACCAAGCACGGCGGCAGCCTCGGTGGCCCGGGCTCCACCGCGGCCTTCTTCAGCCGCATGGGCCAGTTCCTCATCTCGGCCGACAAGACGAGCGAAGAGCAGCTGATGGAAGTCGCGCTCGAAGCCGGGGCCGAAGACATCATCGACAACGAGGACCACTTCGAAGTGCGCTGCCCGGTGACGGAGTTCATGAACGTCTCCGGTGCGCTGGAGGCGGCCAAGATCGAGGCCGAAAGCGCCGAGCTGGTCTACATCCCGCTCAACCTCGTGCCGGTGACGGACAAGGACACCGCCGCCAAGGTGCTGCGCCTGATCGACGCGCTCGATATGCTCGACGACGTCCAGAATGTTTACGACAACTCTGAAATCGCACCCGAACTCATCGAAGAGTAA
- a CDS encoding lamin tail domain-containing protein translates to MLLSRLSRLPVCLLAACLAGQATAKVIITEFDATNRNILDDADGSTNDWIELRNTGASSVNLAGWAISDKADNPGKWVFPSVSIPAGGYLIVFASSKDWSIAGVQLHTNFSLSDGGEDLVLSRPDGSGGWITEHAFVDFPEQFNGFTYGLAGSVESGEAGYLVTPTPGFVNVSAVVHEFVEDTAFSHHRGFYDAAFTLTVTSPTPGASIVYTLDGSEPGNGNGYLVNPANAEATPVATLEVSTTTIVRARAVKDGMAPTNIDTQTFLFPAHVLQQSNASVKQAYANWGHSGPDWAMDPRVTGHPNPEDRAVASDLEKIPTVSVAMSWTDLFGSAGRGIYILGEGVDKPASFELLNPDGNDFDPNALAGQLGRGMIRVFGGSSTTRWKTDKLSFRFNFWDNFESDVLGEGAIGEYDRLVLDARLNNVWNQSQNLEQRQFSDFARDAVLTDLENEIGVAPAVHSQHVHLYLNGLYWGIYTLHERPDNHFAEAYFGGDSDDYDIVKHGPSNEGFLVDGVRLDPTRSISNSNYSAGVNYLAMVALSQQDLSVPANYDALAEVLDIPAFIVHILGNFAGGNYDWPQHNWYASYNRESGEGKWRFHSWDAEHVFKYEDYPRFDDVTNKFEGWDRPDGINLQLLENAEYRFLFADTAHCLLFNGGPLSAERVWAAFERRFNDIDEAVRAESARWGDNPPIPGELHLRYTNVPSSGVNPSSFGQSDTTDFASWWHERERIRTKVLGAEPNRITRFVAQMRNATYHEDHPKSLQANPLYPQTDAPAFSQHGGQVAEGFALSILNPNASGAGEVYYTLDGSDPRKPGSGTGAYFSGTVNDTAQLYGVPVTLDATTTVKSRVLLNGEWSALNEATFQVGDVVEPAAAGNLVISEVHYHPANPSQAEVDAGFDDDGFFEYFEVRNIGSVVISLEGITMPRGADIEAIDGGVTVLAPGATALYVSNPEAFALRYGPGFPIAGRFINDTALSNGGEQLQLNAADGSTIVDFEYDDGAPWPTSPDGDGPSLVLIQPGLRDYTQGWNWRASISDSGSPAADDYLTYAAWAAAWFSAADPGYPQVAAPDADADGDGLTNLEEHFLATDPKEATAYEARPLITLEALDAGAGLATYAVFTFRYDPLAEGVAFSVQGSNDLRSWTPGHAVLVEPPTLHDDGTETRRYRSAQPVDATTALFYYLRLESR, encoded by the coding sequence ATGTTGCTCTCCCGGCTCTCGCGTCTGCCGGTGTGTCTGCTTGCCGCCTGTCTGGCGGGTCAGGCGACCGCCAAAGTCATCATCACCGAATTCGACGCCACCAACCGTAACATCCTCGACGACGCCGACGGCAGCACGAATGACTGGATCGAGCTGCGCAATACCGGCGCCAGCAGCGTCAACCTCGCCGGCTGGGCGATCAGCGACAAGGCCGACAACCCCGGCAAGTGGGTCTTCCCGTCGGTCAGCATCCCGGCAGGCGGTTACCTGATCGTCTTCGCTTCGAGCAAAGACTGGAGCATCGCGGGCGTCCAGCTGCACACCAATTTCAGCCTTTCCGACGGCGGGGAAGACCTTGTGCTCAGCCGACCCGACGGCTCTGGCGGCTGGATTACGGAGCATGCGTTCGTCGACTTCCCGGAGCAGTTCAACGGCTTTACCTACGGGCTGGCCGGGTCGGTCGAAAGCGGGGAAGCGGGCTACCTCGTCACGCCCACGCCCGGTTTCGTCAACGTTTCGGCAGTCGTGCACGAGTTTGTAGAAGACACGGCCTTCAGCCACCATCGGGGCTTTTACGACGCGGCATTCACGCTTACGGTCACGTCCCCCACGCCCGGCGCGAGCATCGTCTACACGCTCGATGGCAGCGAACCGGGCAACGGCAACGGCTATCTGGTCAACCCGGCCAATGCGGAAGCGACCCCGGTCGCGACTCTGGAGGTATCGACCACTACCATCGTACGTGCTCGTGCGGTGAAAGACGGGATGGCACCGACAAATATCGACACGCAGACCTTCCTCTTCCCGGCCCACGTGCTCCAGCAGTCGAATGCCTCGGTCAAGCAGGCATACGCCAACTGGGGCCACAGCGGCCCGGACTGGGCGATGGACCCGCGGGTGACGGGTCACCCGAACCCTGAAGACCGCGCGGTGGCCAGCGACCTGGAGAAGATCCCCACCGTCTCCGTCGCCATGAGCTGGACGGACCTCTTTGGCAGCGCCGGGCGCGGCATCTACATCTTGGGCGAAGGCGTGGACAAGCCGGCCTCGTTCGAGCTGCTCAACCCCGATGGCAATGACTTTGACCCCAATGCGCTGGCCGGGCAGCTCGGGCGCGGCATGATCCGCGTCTTCGGCGGCTCGAGCACGACGCGCTGGAAGACCGACAAGTTGTCGTTCCGCTTCAATTTCTGGGACAATTTCGAGAGCGACGTCTTGGGCGAGGGCGCCATCGGCGAGTACGACCGCCTGGTGCTCGACGCACGCCTCAACAACGTCTGGAACCAGTCGCAAAACCTCGAACAGCGTCAGTTTTCGGACTTTGCGCGCGACGCCGTACTGACGGACCTGGAGAACGAGATCGGTGTGGCCCCCGCCGTGCACAGCCAGCACGTGCACCTCTATCTCAACGGGCTCTACTGGGGCATCTATACCCTGCACGAGCGGCCCGATAACCACTTTGCGGAGGCGTATTTCGGCGGCGATTCCGACGACTACGACATCGTGAAGCACGGGCCGAGCAACGAAGGGTTCCTCGTCGATGGCGTGCGGCTCGACCCGACCCGCTCGATCTCCAACAGCAATTACTCGGCGGGCGTCAACTACCTCGCGATGGTCGCGCTCTCGCAGCAAGACCTGAGCGTACCGGCCAATTACGACGCGTTGGCCGAGGTGCTCGACATCCCCGCCTTCATCGTCCACATCCTCGGTAACTTCGCGGGCGGCAATTACGACTGGCCGCAGCACAACTGGTACGCCAGCTATAACCGCGAGAGCGGGGAGGGCAAATGGCGCTTCCACTCCTGGGACGCCGAGCACGTCTTCAAATACGAGGATTACCCGCGCTTCGACGACGTGACGAACAAGTTCGAGGGTTGGGACCGCCCCGACGGGATCAACCTCCAGCTGCTGGAAAACGCGGAATACCGCTTCCTCTTTGCCGACACCGCTCACTGCCTGCTCTTTAACGGCGGGCCGCTTTCGGCCGAGCGTGTCTGGGCCGCCTTCGAGCGCCGCTTCAACGACATCGACGAGGCCGTGCGGGCCGAATCCGCGCGCTGGGGCGACAATCCGCCGATCCCGGGCGAGCTGCACCTGCGCTACACCAACGTGCCCAGCAGCGGCGTGAACCCGAGTTCTTTCGGCCAGAGCGACACGACCGACTTTGCCTCGTGGTGGCACGAGCGCGAGCGCATCCGCACCAAAGTGCTCGGCGCAGAGCCCAACCGCATCACGCGCTTTGTGGCCCAGATGCGCAACGCGACTTACCACGAAGACCACCCGAAAAGCCTGCAGGCCAACCCGCTTTACCCGCAGACCGACGCGCCCGCCTTCAGCCAGCACGGCGGTCAGGTGGCGGAGGGCTTCGCGCTCTCAATCCTCAACCCCAACGCCAGTGGCGCGGGCGAAGTCTATTACACGCTCGACGGTAGCGACCCGCGCAAACCGGGCTCCGGCACCGGCGCGTACTTCTCCGGCACGGTCAACGACACCGCGCAGCTCTATGGTGTGCCCGTTACGCTCGACGCCACAACCACGGTCAAGTCGCGCGTGCTGCTCAACGGCGAGTGGAGCGCACTCAACGAGGCTACCTTCCAGGTGGGCGACGTGGTCGAGCCGGCCGCAGCGGGCAACCTCGTGATCTCCGAGGTGCACTACCACCCCGCCAACCCCTCGCAGGCGGAAGTCGACGCCGGTTTCGACGACGACGGCTTCTTTGAATACTTCGAGGTGCGCAACATCGGCAGCGTCGTGATCTCGCTGGAAGGCATCACCATGCCCCGGGGCGCGGACATCGAGGCGATCGACGGTGGCGTGACGGTGCTCGCGCCAGGTGCGACCGCGCTGTATGTCTCGAACCCCGAGGCATTTGCCCTGCGCTACGGCCCGGGCTTCCCGATTGCGGGCCGCTTCATCAACGATACGGCCTTGAGCAACGGTGGCGAGCAGCTGCAGCTCAACGCGGCAGACGGCTCGACCATCGTCGATTTCGAATACGACGACGGTGCGCCCTGGCCGACTTCGCCCGATGGCGACGGCCCCTCGCTGGTCTTGATCCAACCGGGCCTGCGCGACTATACGCAGGGCTGGAACTGGCGCGCAAGCATCAGCGACAGCGGCTCCCCTGCCGCCGACGATTACCTGACCTATGCCGCCTGGGCCGCCGCATGGTTCTCCGCCGCCGATCCGGGCTACCCGCAGGTCGCCGCCCCGGATGCCGATGCCGATGGCGATGGGCTGACCAACCTCGAAGAGCACTTCCTCGCTACCGACCCGAAGGAGGCTACGGCCTACGAAGCCCGCCCGCTCATCACCCTGGAGGCGCTCGACGCCGGGGCTGGGCTTGCGACCTACGCCGTCTTCACCTTCCGCTACGATCCGCTGGCCGAGGGCGTGGCCTTCTCCGTGCAAGGTAGTAACGATCTCCGCAGCTGGACGCCCGGCCATGCCGTGCTGGTCGAGCCCCCCACGCTGCACGACGACGGCACCGAGACGCGTCGTTATCGCTCGGCCCAGCCGGTGGATGCCACCACGGCGCTCTTCTACTACCTGCGCCTCGAATCGCGGTAA
- a CDS encoding RNA polymerase sigma factor yields MPKTLQFKALCHLYADDVYRFARHLLGSEADAEDASQEVLLKLWHGLGDVNLLKARSWLMQTTRNHCLDLLRRRQRHGLEPLPEDDFAHDHARSSEPDPRESTQWADLREDLAAALQLLPEKQRSVFVLVEINGLRYREVATTLELPLNSVKVYLSRAKQTLQGHLQRHHPSTSNAKDHETASEQAHA; encoded by the coding sequence ATGCCGAAGACCCTCCAGTTCAAGGCGCTTTGCCACCTCTACGCGGACGACGTCTACCGCTTTGCCCGCCACCTGCTCGGCAGCGAGGCAGACGCGGAAGATGCCTCGCAAGAAGTGCTGCTGAAGCTCTGGCACGGGCTGGGCGACGTAAACCTGCTCAAAGCCCGCTCGTGGCTGATGCAGACGACGCGCAACCACTGCCTCGACCTGCTGCGCCGGCGACAGCGCCACGGCCTCGAGCCGCTGCCGGAGGACGACTTCGCCCACGACCACGCCCGCTCCAGCGAGCCCGACCCGCGCGAAAGTACCCAATGGGCCGACCTCCGCGAGGATCTGGCCGCCGCCCTGCAGCTCCTCCCCGAGAAGCAGCGCAGCGTCTTTGTCCTCGTCGAGATCAACGGCCTGCGCTACCGCGAAGTCGCAACCACGCTCGAATTGCCGCTCAACAGCGTCAAAGTCTACCTCAGCCGGGCCAAACAAACCCTGCAGGGCCACCTGCAACGCCACCACCCTTCCACCTCCAACGCCAAAGACCATGAAACGGCCTCTGAACAAGCTCACGCGTGA
- a CDS encoding DUF4252 domain-containing protein, whose translation MKRNYLLLAIVLLTGLSLFGQAPAKIKSDPAYLDIDAVIDVNAAQPKVNINLPRFLLLNATQDLAAQNADVASIVQGIQHLRLVVFEPSNANRDKVLAGADKIRATLKQNWMPLVSVPDDGVGIYVMSDESGDEMAGLAALIANGSGEVVFINLVGNVPIAKVINLAQQMDNPEIQKALANIQGQIGGGTPPPAAESEKPETSNN comes from the coding sequence ATGAAACGTAATTACCTGCTGCTAGCCATCGTGCTCCTGACCGGGCTCTCCCTCTTCGGGCAAGCCCCCGCCAAGATCAAGAGCGACCCGGCCTACCTCGACATCGACGCCGTGATCGACGTCAACGCCGCTCAGCCCAAGGTCAACATCAACCTCCCCCGCTTCCTGCTGCTCAACGCCACGCAAGACCTCGCGGCTCAGAATGCGGATGTCGCCAGCATCGTCCAAGGCATCCAGCACCTCCGGCTGGTCGTCTTCGAGCCCAGCAACGCCAACCGCGACAAGGTCCTCGCCGGGGCCGACAAGATTCGCGCCACACTCAAGCAAAACTGGATGCCGCTCGTGAGCGTGCCGGATGATGGCGTCGGCATCTACGTGATGAGCGACGAAAGCGGCGACGAAATGGCCGGCCTCGCCGCCCTCATTGCCAACGGATCCGGCGAAGTCGTCTTCATCAACCTCGTGGGCAATGTGCCGATCGCCAAGGTCATCAACCTCGCCCAGCAGATGGACAATCCGGAGATCCAGAAGGCGCTCGCCAACATCCAGGGCCAGATCGGCGGCGGCACCCCTCCGCCAGCCGCCGAGTCCGAAAAACCGGAGACCTCCAATAACTAA
- a CDS encoding class I SAM-dependent methyltransferase codes for MQLDSSWRYDEFKQIGKDYGDPAEVAVYDSSHADFRDIAAEARKVLDRLGVGASDVLIDFGAGTGIFAREAAKRCARVYAVDVSETMIAHASAQAQAEGLDNLVFAHRGFLTYEHESAPAAAITSTFAFHHLPDFWKGIALQRMFAMLKPGGRLYLHDVVLPSEQPLETIAAFVEAQAAAGGDFLRDDAEGHFREEFSTYDWVMEGLLTRAGFTILEADYDGVMATYLCAKEE; via the coding sequence ATGCAGCTCGACTCTTCCTGGCGTTACGACGAATTCAAACAGATCGGCAAGGACTACGGCGACCCGGCAGAAGTGGCGGTCTACGACTCCAGCCACGCCGATTTTCGCGACATCGCGGCCGAAGCCCGTAAGGTGCTCGACCGCCTCGGCGTGGGCGCGAGCGACGTCCTGATCGACTTTGGCGCGGGCACGGGGATCTTCGCGCGGGAAGCCGCCAAGCGTTGCGCGCGCGTCTACGCCGTCGACGTCTCGGAAACGATGATCGCGCATGCCAGCGCGCAAGCTCAGGCCGAAGGGCTCGACAACCTGGTGTTCGCGCACCGAGGCTTTCTCACCTACGAGCACGAGAGCGCCCCCGCCGCCGCCATCACCAGCACCTTTGCCTTTCACCACCTGCCCGATTTCTGGAAGGGCATCGCCCTGCAGCGCATGTTTGCGATGCTCAAGCCCGGAGGCCGCCTCTACCTGCACGACGTGGTGCTGCCCTCCGAGCAGCCGCTGGAGACGATCGCCGCCTTCGTCGAAGCCCAGGCCGCCGCCGGAGGCGACTTCCTCCGCGACGACGCCGAAGGCCACTTCCGCGAAGAGTTCTCCACCTACGACTGGGTGATGGAGGGCCTGCTGACCCGCGCCGGCTTTACCATCCTCGAAGCCGACTACGACGGCGTCATGGCCACCTACCTCTGCGCGAAGGAGGAGTAA
- the yidC gene encoding membrane protein insertase YidC, which translates to MDKKNLFLGIALLLAGLGLMFWHTTQQASYDQEQARQRAEQAAIDEQERATAEAAAPGTRPDELRSPDGSGPGLPPRPTPEQEQPAFEVEEQTLVLENEVIRAEISTLGGGIGTITLKNYPAQNPSKVENPDPVVLNRGGQYPILGLTYESGQRFGPDVVRYYDVVEQSPMRVVLEGQADDSLKLRRTYEIVAGTTGAAPYIVHHTVEYINTGSTPRPLSGQFLHIGTSAPSDADPTGQNLNASYYDTDKDYHAISSSKFRGGGGFLGLGGGAPRDRIEEQAPILWGAVKNQFFAMIATPDQPATALVAVPRRFMVDPVSGEAPVGVAAALEFLLPDLAPNASHTLEVELYAGPKDYSHLEELDPGQDAVLQLGWFIGLTVGLISFIAKAFLKLLAFYQGFLGSWGFAIIAATLTIRLVLLPLTAKAARSSKRMQELQAPLKELREKYADDPMALNQEMAKLWKKHKINPLSGCWPILIQFPIFIAFFNLLRNASELRYSDFLWISDLSMPDATIPLGTVVPLVGDAINILPFFWLVSMVLLMKFTPQPAAAADNPAYKVMKYMPFVFFFFTYHFSSGLVLYWTTTNTFSIFQGWYINRHKDREDEIIEAEVAEVESHKKSSSTEPLIKKKKKKEPEQPRLPWQKK; encoded by the coding sequence ATGGATAAGAAGAACCTGTTTCTAGGCATCGCCCTGCTGCTTGCGGGGTTGGGCCTGATGTTTTGGCACACCACCCAGCAAGCTTCGTACGACCAGGAGCAGGCCCGCCAGCGCGCCGAACAGGCCGCGATCGACGAGCAAGAGCGTGCGACCGCCGAGGCTGCTGCCCCCGGCACGCGCCCCGATGAGCTGCGCTCGCCCGATGGCTCCGGCCCCGGCTTGCCCCCGCGCCCGACGCCGGAGCAAGAGCAGCCGGCCTTCGAAGTCGAAGAGCAAACGCTGGTGTTGGAAAACGAGGTCATTCGCGCCGAGATCAGCACCCTTGGGGGCGGTATCGGCACGATTACGCTCAAGAATTACCCGGCGCAAAACCCCTCCAAGGTCGAGAACCCCGACCCGGTGGTGCTCAACCGAGGCGGCCAGTACCCGATCCTTGGGCTGACCTACGAGAGCGGCCAGCGCTTCGGGCCCGACGTCGTGCGCTATTACGACGTGGTTGAGCAATCGCCGATGCGCGTGGTGCTGGAAGGCCAGGCCGACGATTCGCTGAAGCTGCGCCGCACCTACGAGATTGTGGCCGGCACGACGGGCGCTGCGCCTTACATCGTGCACCACACGGTGGAATACATCAACACCGGCAGCACGCCTCGCCCGCTCAGCGGTCAGTTCCTGCACATTGGCACCAGCGCCCCCAGCGATGCCGACCCGACGGGCCAGAACCTCAACGCCAGCTATTACGATACCGACAAGGACTACCACGCCATCTCCTCTTCGAAGTTCCGCGGGGGCGGCGGCTTCCTTGGGCTCGGCGGCGGTGCGCCCCGCGACCGGATCGAAGAGCAGGCCCCGATCCTTTGGGGCGCGGTCAAGAACCAGTTTTTTGCGATGATCGCCACGCCCGACCAGCCCGCCACGGCGCTGGTCGCAGTGCCGCGCCGCTTCATGGTCGATCCTGTCAGCGGAGAAGCCCCGGTAGGGGTAGCCGCCGCGCTGGAGTTCCTTTTGCCGGATCTGGCGCCCAATGCCAGCCACACGCTGGAGGTTGAGCTTTATGCCGGCCCGAAGGACTACAGCCACCTCGAAGAGCTCGACCCGGGCCAGGACGCCGTGCTGCAGCTCGGCTGGTTCATCGGCCTCACCGTCGGCCTGATCTCCTTTATCGCGAAGGCGTTCCTCAAGCTGCTCGCCTTCTATCAAGGCTTCCTCGGTAGCTGGGGCTTCGCGATCATCGCCGCCACGCTCACGATCCGCCTCGTGCTGCTGCCGCTCACGGCCAAGGCCGCGCGCTCCAGCAAGCGCATGCAAGAGCTGCAAGCCCCCCTCAAGGAGCTGCGCGAAAAGTACGCGGACGACCCGATGGCGCTCAACCAGGAGATGGCCAAGCTCTGGAAGAAGCACAAGATCAACCCGCTCTCCGGCTGCTGGCCCATCCTGATCCAGTTCCCGATCTTCATCGCGTTCTTCAACCTGCTGCGCAATGCCAGCGAGCTGCGTTACTCCGACTTCCTCTGGATTTCGGACCTCTCGATGCCCGACGCTACGATCCCGCTCGGCACCGTCGTCCCGCTGGTGGGCGACGCGATCAACATCCTGCCGTTCTTCTGGCTCGTGAGTATGGTGCTGCTGATGAAGTTCACCCCGCAGCCGGCTGCCGCCGCCGACAACCCGGCCTACAAGGTGATGAAGTACATGCCCTTCGTGTTCTTCTTCTTCACCTATCACTTCTCCAGCGGCCTCGTGCTCTACTGGACGACGACCAACACCTTCTCGATCTTCCAGGGCTGGTACATCAACCGCCACAAGGACCGCGAAGATGAGATCATCGAGGCCGAAGTGGCCGAAGTCGAAAGCCACAAGAAGTCTTCTTCGACCGAGCCCCTGATCAAAAAGAAGAAGAAAAAGGAGCCCGAGCAGCCCCGTCTGCCCTGGCAAAAGAAGTAA
- the yidD gene encoding membrane protein insertion efficiency factor YidD codes for MSARRRTVSGVGRILAFPLVVLVTLYRWFLSPLLHTLVPGSGCRFEPTCSRYALQALQEHGPLYGSWLAIRRLSRCHPWGGCGFDPVPPRASASQPPERPDPQTLAHHG; via the coding sequence ATGAGCGCCCGCCGCCGCACCGTGAGCGGGGTGGGGCGCATTCTGGCGTTCCCGCTGGTGGTGCTCGTAACCCTCTACCGCTGGTTTTTGTCGCCGCTGCTGCACACGCTCGTGCCGGGCAGCGGTTGTCGTTTTGAGCCCACATGTTCGCGCTATGCGCTGCAGGCGCTGCAGGAACATGGACCCTTGTACGGGAGTTGGCTTGCCATCCGGCGGCTCTCCCGCTGCCATCCGTGGGGTGGCTGCGGCTTCGACCCCGTCCCACCCCGCGCCTCCGCGTCCCAACCGCCGGAGCGCCCGGATCCCCAGACTTTGGCACATCATGGATAA
- the rnpA gene encoding ribonuclease P protein component, protein MRFHPRQHIRRTAEFEVVRQHGRGRECGPFLFQLHVVPEAERPPLRRVGVIASKRTGNAVHRNRAKRRLRELFRLYQDRLPPNCDVVLVARRRILEMDWETCVHRFCLTAERLPASIPAPEASS, encoded by the coding sequence ATGCGGTTCCACCCACGCCAGCATATCCGACGGACGGCGGAATTTGAAGTTGTCCGCCAACATGGTCGTGGCCGCGAATGCGGCCCTTTTTTGTTTCAACTGCACGTGGTGCCGGAGGCGGAACGCCCCCCGTTGCGGCGCGTAGGCGTAATCGCCTCCAAGCGCACGGGCAATGCCGTGCACCGCAACCGCGCCAAGCGCCGCCTGCGCGAGCTGTTTCGCTTGTATCAGGACCGCCTGCCGCCGAATTGCGACGTGGTGCTGGTCGCCCGCCGCCGCATCCTCGAAATGGATTGGGAGACCTGCGTGCACCGCTTTTGCCTTACGGCCGAGCGCCTGCCCGCCAGCATACCTGCCCCGGAGGCCTCATCATGA